AGTAAAGCGACACGCTTACCGGATGGTTTTGTTGGTCCAGTAAAAAATAAGCCCTTTCTTCTGTCTGATGGAACTCTTTTGTGTCCCGCGAGCACGGAACATGATGGCTGGCAGTTACAGATGGAGTGGACTCCCGATTTAGGAAAGACATGGCATCGGACTGGCCCACTCAACGATGGCCATAAAGTTGGCGCGATTCAACCGTCCGTACTTCGGTATGGAGATCGCTTACAAATTCTCTGCCGAAGTCGGAGATTAGGTAAAATTGTCGAAGCATGGTCTGATGATAATGGGCGATCCTGGAGTGAAGTCACTGCCACTTCGCTTCCCAATCCCAATAGCGGTACAGACGCGGTCACACTCAAAGATGGTCGTTCACTTTTAGTGTATAACCCAACAACGAAAGGCAGAAGCCCTTTACATGTCGCAATTTCTTCAGATGGAAAAAACTGGAAAACGGGCCTTGTTCTTGAAAACCAAAAAGGTGAGTACTCCTACCCCGCAGTCATTCAAACGGCTGACGGAAAAGTAC
The Gimesia aquarii DNA segment above includes these coding regions:
- a CDS encoding sialidase family protein, which codes for MGKAPQATTPEQPGLVMQEFVYNEAPFPSCHASTIAETPEGLVCAFFGGTAEKNRDVEIWLSRNTGAGWSAPVSVADGIQDANHRWPCWNPVLFQTKPGTLLLFYKVGPNPSEWWGMLKISHDHGKTWSKATRLPDGFVGPVKNKPFLLSDGTLLCPASTEHDGWQLQMEWTPDLGKTWHRTGPLNDGHKVGAIQPSVLRYGDRLQILCRSRRLGKIVEAWSDDNGRSWSEVTATSLPNPNSGTDAVTLKDGRSLLVYNPTTKGRSPLHVAISSDGKNWKTGLVLENQKGEYSYPAVIQTADGKVHITYTWKRELIKHVVLDPAKLNLKEIN